GTGTTACTTTACTATTAAAATATGGGTATTTTTTTTGGACATATACTTTTAAAAAAAGAATATCTAGTAATAAAAGAATGCTAGAACTGCCAACTACAATAATGATTGAAAAGCCAAGGGTTAGTAAAGTTAGGGATAGCATTGTACTAACAACTAATAAACATGTTTGAATTCGGAACACAATATAGCTTTTTTGATCTGCTGTTAGCAAAACGTAATATTTCCCAATCAAAAAATATTCCCATACACCACTGATACCTAAAATCAGCACCATATAAAATGCGGTTAGAGGTGACACATCTTCCTTTACCAACAGCGGATAGAACATAGCCAACAAGGCTACTAATACAACAAAAATCATACCCGAACGTCGATAAAAATAATGCGTGGCTGAAAGGATGCCATTTATCTGTTCTTTGTCGTTCATAGCTAATGGTTTGTAAAGTGCTGCGACGGATGCACTACCGATACCCGCTTCTACAATTTTTAAATAACCTAAAAATTGCTTAATCGATGTAACAAGTCCATTCGTAGCAGAACCATAAGTCGTCATAAATAATCGAGGCAAAATAAAATTCATCACGGCGGTAACAACTTGCAACACGACATTGGAAAATAAGTTTAATAAAATTTTCCTTGTTCTCATTTTGCTCCCTTTATAGTCTTACTAATATTGGTTTTTTGTTTGACCCTAGCCAATACATATAGTAAAAAAATAGATTGTCTCTTTAATAACAAAATGATTAGTTTCACTTTGAATGGCAATTTATTTAGACAAATTGCCTGTAACACCTCATTAATGTCGCGATGTTTAAGCATTTTTTTGAGAAAGGCTCTTTTTTCACGTAAGGTTTTCTCATTCTCTCGATGCAATTCATTCTGGACTCCTGCAATCACTAAATAGGTCAAATAATACTGTAGTTGATTTACGAAATAAGGGGCAGGGGATAACTCTCTCAAATGTTTATATAAGACAAGTGTTTTCTCAAAAAACTGCTGATCATAGCTAGCTGTCATAGAAGAAGGATTTTGGCGATAATGATAAAGATACTCTTTGTCTAATAAATAGATACTTTTCGCATTAAGTAAACTTGGATATGTACAGGCAACATCTTCCCCCATGCGTATTTGATCGTCCACTTGATATTGAAATTTTTCAAGAAGTGACTTTTTAAATAGTTTATTTGAAACAGAAGGAAATAATCCAAACTGATAGTATTGCCCCGCATACAGCATAATCGGGTAAACTTCTTCTATCATCCTATCCTTTTGATATAATCCAGGTTTCACAACTTGCGTAGCTTTAACTTCATAATCTTGATAATTTTCTATAATATCGCAAATAACAATATCTACGTTAAAAGCCTGTGCTGCATCACATAGTGCTTGATACATGTCCGCTTCAATCCAATCATCACTATCTACATAGCCAATATATTTTCCTTTCGCAATGCTTAGACCCGCTTTGCGCGCACTAACAAGGCCACCATTTTCTTTATGCACAACAATAATTCTTGCATCACGTGCAGCATAGTCGTCACATATGTTGGGACTATTATCTGTTGAGCCATCGTTGACTAGTATTAATTCAAAGTCCTCAAATGTTTGTCTTAAAATACTATCTAAACATTGCCGTAAATAGAGCTCCACATTATAAATAGGCACAATAATACTTAATAATGGCACTGCTTTACCTCCCAACCTCATGCTCCTGCGTTTTATAAAGTGCTAAGGCAAACATAATCATTAAAATATGAAAAGGGAAATAATCCATAACGAACGAATCAAGTACAGTATTAGCTATTAACATAATATAGAGAGGAATTGCGTTGATGGTTAGGTATTGAAAGTTTGTTTTACTATTACTAATGTTTTGACGGAGAACTTTAGTTAAAGAGAAGATATAGAGTAATGCAAGTGCTACTCCTACTACACCAAGATAATAAGGCGTGGATAGATACATTGTATGTGCCATTTTTGCAGTAGAGAAGCTTGTGCCAAACCCCGCTCCAAAAACAACGATTTTCGTACTTTGTAAAATTTCTGTCGCAAACATATTCCAGCTACTCACTCGACCAGTCGTAATAGCATCTGTCGATGTTCCTGCACCAAAAAAGCGAACCCAATAAATTTCGAATAGTCTCTCGTAAAAAAAAAATAACGAAACACTTAACACTACGACGATAAACGAAGCAAATTTAATCGCTGTTTTAACATTGTGCTTTAGAAACATAATGAACGTTAATAAAATGAATGTGATAAATGTGATAATAAACATTTTAGAATAAGTAAATACACCAAATATAGCTAAAATTATAATAAGCACAATCGGTGTAACTTCTATTTTATTGTCGTAACAATAAAGAACGAGTAAGCACGCAATAGCTATTAGAATTTGCAAACTAAAATAATTCGGATCTAAATCTAAACCTGTAAACCGTGTATTAATGGTACTTGTCGTTTTTACTGTATTAACGATTGTCATGGACTCAATAAAGTGATTAATCCCTGGAACAGAAAAACTTACCCACCGTACGAGAGCAGCACTTAATAAGCCTACTGCATAGACATAAGTATATCTTCTAAAATAACCCTTAGAATCGATGAACAGAACGGCAAAAAAGATGACACTATAATTTAATACAAAGCCAAACGCTTCGATAACATTGCCACTACTAAACAGTGTTGCCATAACAGCAAAAAACACAAAAAGAACATACGTTAAAACAAGCTGTGTTGAAATCCTCTTCTTGTGTATAAAGAGTGTTACTATACTTAACACAATATAAAAAAAGCATAGCACGACAAAAAGTGAGTGACCTGTTAACTCAAACTTTATGACATACACCCATGAAATAAAAAACAGTAAATAATCAAGTCGATGTGGTTGCTTATCCAACAGCATCGCTGTCATTACAAATAGGATAAAAAGCCAAAGAAAAAGCGGATTATCTGTATACATTTTTAACACAACAAAAATACTGGAAACAATACAGAGCAAAATACTATAATTTTTTCTTTTTACTATCATTGACGATCAAACTCCAATACTAATTGCTCTCGTGCCTTTCGATTTGTATAGCTATTTTCTTCAATATACTTTTTCATCTTGTCGAGACAATCCTTATTTTGGATGATATTAGCAATGACCGCGTAAATATCCTCTATATCCCCATCTGTTATCAATCCATTGAATCCATGTTGTATTTGTTCACCTGCTGCTGCAAAATTCGTCGTAATAACGGGCGTTTCTAATATTAATGCCTCGCCAACTACCATCGGATAACCTTCATACGCTGAAGTTAATATCAGGACATCGCTTTCTTTAATAAACGGATATGGATTATGACATTCCCCAACAAATTCAACTACATCATCTACACCTAATTGTAATGCTAATTGTTGATTAAAAAGTAAGTCTGGTCCATCACCTATAATTCGCCAATGCAATCGCCCGATAGAAGACTCTTTTAAAAGCTTACATATATGTGGAATAAGGTCGAATCTTTTTGTGGCATTGTCCATTCTACCAACAGATACTAAATCCATCGTTCCTTTTTCAAATGGCGTATAATATGTTGCTAACTCTTTAATTTCCGCTATCGGAAAAAAATTGTAGACAACTTGTATTTTATGTTGATAGGGCGGGAGAAATTTCAGTAAATTTCGCTTACATGCTTCAGAAACACAAATTAATCTATCAAAATTTTTATAGGTTTTGATACAAACCTTATAATTAAAATTTGCTCTTAATGGATCGGTATGTATCCATGCAAGCTTTTTATGTGCCTGTACAAATTGATCGACGAATAAATTTGTACCTCGATTAAAATAACTATTTGGTGCGTCATTAAAATAAGAAATGGCTATATGATAGTGTTTACTAGGGCGATGATTTTTTAAAAGTAATGTATAAAAGTTGTTGGAGCCAATAATGCGTACAAGCAACATACATACTATGCGCAGCAAAATATGCCAGACATTTTTTCTCTGTTTCACGACATAAAAGGGGGTAGCGATTAGTTGTAATAATAAGTTGCCGATATTTACATTGACGTTAGGAGGGATGTCCTTTAAAAGCTCACCTTCACCAAATGTAAAAATATCAATTTCATATTGTTCATCAACACTAAGTTCTTTTAATGTATTAATTAACGCCTTTTGAATACCGCCCATCTGAAAATTTTGCGCAACAAATAATATTTTCATAAAGTCTGAAATCCCCCTAAAATCCAATATTATGTGTGCTATAAATGGCTATACAATGTAATGATACGCTTTTCCATTTCGCTCCAGCTATAGTGGTCTTCATATAACAGTTTCATTTTACGAGAGATCTCTGGCCATTCTTTTTTGCGCTCAATTAACTTTTCAATAGCTTGTTGTAAACTATGTTGATTATAATCAATTAACTCTCCTAGATTATGTGCTGCTACTACTTCCGACATTCCAGTATTTTTCACCATAATTAAAGGTTTTCCGAGCATCAGTGCCTCATAAAATTTATTCGGTGCTGCATAATAGTGATTAGAAACTTCGGGGTCGTAAATGGCAGTCATAATGTCACAACTATTTTCTAAAGCGAGTGTTTTGTCATACGGAATCTTCCCGTAATAGAGGATATTGTCATACTTTTGCGCGAGTTCGGCCAATCCGTCTGCATACTCGCCAAATCCGCCAATATGCAATTCATAGTTTCTATTTGCTTTTACTATTTCAACTAGTTCTTTAATAAGTCTTTCCTTGGCTAATATGCCAACATAGACTATTTTTACTTTATCTTTGTTCAACTGTACGTCATGATTTAACGGCATAGGAAGTGGCGTATTATAAATCACCTCTATTTTTTTGGGTGATGCATTCGCTATTTGACCTTTTCGTTTTTCTGTACAAATAATAACAGCATCCACACGATTCAACAGAGCGATATCTATCTTTTCAACAATCTTTCCTATCATTGCTGGCCCATGAAAGGGAGCAGTAATGGAATCAAACATATCATAAATAACTTTTTTACGGAGTAACTTCCCGCATATCGTGCCGATAAATGCTGTATCGAAGTCACAAGCGTGTATAATATCATAAGTATTTTTATGTTGAAGTAGCCATTGAAATAGTTTTATTTGAAATCGCAATAGTGGAAATAAATTTTTTTTAAATCCGCCACCAAAAGTAGCAGGGATGCCAAACCTTGTGATTTTAATGGGCTGTGTACGCTTTAGAAATTGTACTTTTTCCTTATATTTGCTATCTCTATCCCAAGCTACTATTTGTACATGCCAGTTATTTTTTATAAGGCTGTCCACTTCCTTTTCAACTCTAGGATCTGGAGATATTGGATTACTTCTCATAAAAACAACTCTCATCCCTACTGTCCCCTTATTTATTTAATCCCTTCTATCAGTCATGCATGTTTAATTTTTGCTTATTTAAAATAATCTCCAACCTTTTTTTGTAAATTGATTGTCAGGTTCATATACGATGACAGGCTGATTATGGATGATTCGTGCATTATTGGCTAAAAAATCATCCACTGCATCTAATTGTTTGTGCTTTTCTAAAAAGCGAAGTCCTTTTTCAAATAACAATGGGCGTGTCGTAACATTATGCACATCCGAACCATATGTATGAACGAGGTTCGAGCGAACTAATCTCAAAGAGAGCTGTTGAATGGATTTGCCAAAATGGCCAGCTAAACTGCCTGCGGTTATTTGTGCGAGTGCCCCCTCTCGTATAAGTTGCTCCAAGCAACTTGGATCTTCTGCTATGGCTGTATTGCGTTCTGGATGTGCAATGATTGGTGTAATACCCGCTGTCAATAAATTGTAAATCATTGTTCGTGTATATGTCGGTATGTAACCTGATGGAAGCTCTAATAATAAGTAATTCGAATCGGCTAATGTGTGCAACTGCCCGCTCTCTAACAACGCTAAAATATTCCCCGCCAGTCTCACCTCATGCCCAGGATAAAGTGTTAACGACATGTGTCGGTTGTCAATTTCCTGCTGTAATTTTATAATTTGTTCATTCACTTCATGAAAAGGAACATTATATAACGGGTGCAGAACATGTGATGTAGCTATCATAGCTGTAATGCCTTCTGCAATGGCTTGTTCAAATAATTGGAATGTCTCCGCTACTGTTTCTGGACCATCATCAACATTCACTAAAATATGGCTATGCATATCGACCATTACATTTCACTTCCCTATCTATACCCATATCCTAACGGTAATAGTGATCATAATATTCGCCTAGTGGTGTTTTATAATTATTTAAAACGACACCTAAAATATTCGCCTTTGACGCCTCAAGACTTAATTTTGCTTTTAGTACGCTTGTATTTTCCACTACACCACTATTGACAATTAATAGTGTGCCATGGCATTTATTAGCTAAAATTTGCGCATCCGTGACCGATAGCAATGGCGGAGCATCAAAAATAATGATGTCAAAATCTTTTATCAGTTGAACAATGACGCTATCCATCGTTTTAGAAGCTAAAAGTTCTGCTGGATTAGGAGGAATTGGTCCGCTTGTCATAACAAAAAGATTCGGAATCTCTGTACTGTTTAACACTTCTGCCATTTCATATTGTCTAGTCAGTAAATTTGATAGTCCCCTTATATTGGCTAAGCGAAATGTATAATGCATGGTTGGCTTACGTAAATCTGCATCAACAATTAATATCTTTTTTCCTTCTTGTGCAAAGACAACACCTAAATTAGCCACATTTGTGGACTTTCCTTCGCCCGGTGTGGCAGATGTCACTAAAATGGTTTTGATTTCTTGGTCGGGCATTGCAAAGGTAATGTTTGTTCGGATGGTACGAAATTGCTCAGAGACAAAGGAATTACTATTCGCAACTGTCACAAGCTTCCTGCCCATTTTGGCTAGTTTTTTTTTATTTGCTCTTTTATGTTGAAACATTGTTACTCCCTCCTTCTGTTATGAGATTTAATCATATATTTTTATAGGTTGCATCGTTTATTTTGCTAATGATACCCATAATCGGCAAGCCAATGATTTCTTCGATATCTTGCTCTGTCTTAACGGTTGTATCCAAGCATTCTAGTAATACAGCAAAGCCAGCGCTTACGATGAACCCTAGCATCGCAGCAGCCACAATATATAAATTTTTGTTTGGCGCCACTGGCTCAGGCTCGTCATCTAATGTCGCTACTGACAAAATATTAATATTATCTATCGTCATTAACACTTGAATCTCCTCTTGAAATACCCCAGCTACTGTATTGGCAATATTAACTGCCATATCAGCTTGCTTGTCTTGAACGGCAATATTCACAACTTGAGAATTACTCGCACTCGATACAGTAATCTGTTCTTTTAATTTTTCTGGTGTACTATCTAAATGAAGCCGGCTAATCACTTTCGATAAAATAGCAGGGCTTTGAATAATGACATTATACGTATTAATTAAACGCAAATCCGTTTCCACCTGTTGTACACCTAAACGTGATTGTTGGTCGATATTTTTTTGATTTACTAACAGCTGCGTTTGTGCTTCATAAGTAGGCTTTATGATAAAAAAACTAAAGAACGCCGTGACTAATGCTAAAAAAAGTGCAAAGCTCATAATATACAGCAATTGCTTTCGTACTATTTTCACTACATCTTGCAAGGTGATAGTTTCTTGCAACGACCCTCACTCCTTGACATTACATATACTGGCGATTCTATATTTTTGTCAGTTCTTCTGGCATTTTTCACAAAAAGTTTTATGGCCTATTATATTATTGATTGCCTTCTTTTATTCATCTTGAAAAAGAGCTAATACGAAGTGTTTCTTATATAAAATTGGACACAAAAAAAGTGTCCCCCTCTGTGGGAACACTGAACAATACAAGATGTTGTTGTGCATTTTTTACTTGAGCTAAATGTTAGCTCTTTTCAAAAAGGCACTGCTTGATGACTCATGTAAAAAGACCCCTCTTGCTTGTAGCCAAGAGGAGTCTTATATTTTATTATTTCGCGTACTCCACTGCACGTGTTTCGCGGATAACAGTTACTTTAATATGTCCTGGATAATCTAGTTCTTCTTCAATGCGCTTACGAATATCACGCGCAAGTCGATGAGAAGCTAAATCGTCAATTTTTTCTGGTTGAACAATAATACGGATTTCTCGCCCTGCTTGGATGGCATATGATTTTTCAACACCATCGTAACTTTCAGAAATCT
This genomic interval from Lysinibacillus sphaericus contains the following:
- a CDS encoding tyrosine-protein phosphatase, which produces MVDMHSHILVNVDDGPETVAETFQLFEQAIAEGITAMIATSHVLHPLYNVPFHEVNEQIIKLQQEIDNRHMSLTLYPGHEVRLAGNILALLESGQLHTLADSNYLLLELPSGYIPTYTRTMIYNLLTAGITPIIAHPERNTAIAEDPSCLEQLIREGALAQITAGSLAGHFGKSIQQLSLRLVRSNLVHTYGSDVHNVTTRPLLFEKGLRFLEKHKQLDAVDDFLANNARIIHNQPVIVYEPDNQFTKKGWRLF
- a CDS encoding CpsD/CapB family tyrosine-protein kinase, with translation MFQHKRANKKKLAKMGRKLVTVANSNSFVSEQFRTIRTNITFAMPDQEIKTILVTSATPGEGKSTNVANLGVVFAQEGKKILIVDADLRKPTMHYTFRLANIRGLSNLLTRQYEMAEVLNSTEIPNLFVMTSGPIPPNPAELLASKTMDSVIVQLIKDFDIIIFDAPPLLSVTDAQILANKCHGTLLIVNSGVVENTSVLKAKLSLEASKANILGVVLNNYKTPLGEYYDHYYR
- a CDS encoding glycosyltransferase family 4 protein; this encodes MRVVFMRSNPISPDPRVEKEVDSLIKNNWHVQIVAWDRDSKYKEKVQFLKRTQPIKITRFGIPATFGGGFKKNLFPLLRFQIKLFQWLLQHKNTYDIIHACDFDTAFIGTICGKLLRKKVIYDMFDSITAPFHGPAMIGKIVEKIDIALLNRVDAVIICTEKRKGQIANASPKKIEVIYNTPLPMPLNHDVQLNKDKVKIVYVGILAKERLIKELVEIVKANRNYELHIGGFGEYADGLAELAQKYDNILYYGKIPYDKTLALENSCDIMTAIYDPEVSNHYYAAPNKFYEALMLGKPLIMVKNTGMSEVVAAHNLGELIDYNQHSLQQAIEKLIERKKEWPEISRKMKLLYEDHYSWSEMEKRIITLYSHL
- a CDS encoding glycosyltransferase family 2 protein; the encoded protein is MPLLSIIVPIYNVELYLRQCLDSILRQTFEDFELILVNDGSTDNSPNICDDYAARDARIIVVHKENGGLVSARKAGLSIAKGKYIGYVDSDDWIEADMYQALCDAAQAFNVDIVICDIIENYQDYEVKATQVVKPGLYQKDRMIEEVYPIMLYAGQYYQFGLFPSVSNKLFKKSLLEKFQYQVDDQIRMGEDVACTYPSLLNAKSIYLLDKEYLYHYRQNPSSMTASYDQQFFEKTLVLYKHLRELSPAPYFVNQLQYYLTYLVIAGVQNELHRENEKTLREKRAFLKKMLKHRDINEVLQAICLNKLPFKVKLIILLLKRQSIFLLYVLARVKQKTNISKTIKGAK
- a CDS encoding glycosyltransferase, yielding MKILFVAQNFQMGGIQKALINTLKELSVDEQYEIDIFTFGEGELLKDIPPNVNVNIGNLLLQLIATPFYVVKQRKNVWHILLRIVCMLLVRIIGSNNFYTLLLKNHRPSKHYHIAISYFNDAPNSYFNRGTNLFVDQFVQAHKKLAWIHTDPLRANFNYKVCIKTYKNFDRLICVSEACKRNLLKFLPPYQHKIQVVYNFFPIAEIKELATYYTPFEKGTMDLVSVGRMDNATKRFDLIPHICKLLKESSIGRLHWRIIGDGPDLLFNQQLALQLGVDDVVEFVGECHNPYPFIKESDVLILTSAYEGYPMVVGEALILETPVITTNFAAAGEQIQHGFNGLITDGDIEDIYAVIANIIQNKDCLDKMKKYIEENSYTNRKAREQLVLEFDRQ
- a CDS encoding YveK family protein: MQETITLQDVVKIVRKQLLYIMSFALFLALVTAFFSFFIIKPTYEAQTQLLVNQKNIDQQSRLGVQQVETDLRLINTYNVIIQSPAILSKVISRLHLDSTPEKLKEQITVSSASNSQVVNIAVQDKQADMAVNIANTVAGVFQEEIQVLMTIDNINILSVATLDDEPEPVAPNKNLYIVAAAMLGFIVSAGFAVLLECLDTTVKTEQDIEEIIGLPIMGIISKINDATYKNI